The genomic segment CCCAGCACAGACGGCCTTCGTCGTCGACTCGCACGAGATAGTACTGTCGTTCGTCCCGCGAAAGGTAGCGCACCTGCTCGCGTTCCAGTCTGTCCCTAGGACACGTATCCAGCTCGATGTTCTTACCCTCGCCGTAGTCCAGCCAGTAGAAGAAGTTCTCCTTGGTGTTGGACGCCTTCCACTCCTCGTGGTACATGCGTAAATTACTGCCATACCGATGCTTGGAGTCCACCATTTCCAAAAAGTACTGCAGGCCCATCATCCGCGCCGCCTGGCGTCTCTGCGTCGTCGCCTTGACACGTTTCTCCCTCGCTGCACTTCTCTCCTCTGACGTCATTCCCGCCAgcacatcatcgtcgtctgagTCCGAATCCGTGTCCGAATCATCGTGTCCTGCCCTGCGCGCCACCAAGCTTGCCTTTTTCCATTTTTGCCGTGCGCTCGCGGGTCGATAGTCAACCGGGTCCTCCAGCGCAAGAACCTCGTTGGTGTCGGTGTCAGCAACACCACGAGGCTTCGTGCTCTGACGAAACTGGGCTTCTCGAACGGCCGTGACCCATCGCGTGCTTGCGTTTAGACTGTAGCCCTCCAGTTCTCGCCTGGCGCGATAGCCTCGAAACGTCTTTTGTATGACCTTGGCGGCCTTGTCGCGCTCATGGCTGTGGCCTGGCCCCGTTGCAGTGGTATGGCTGTGTGCGCTGTCTGAcacagatgcagatgcacCGGACGTGGAACGGTGACGCCACTCTTCTTTAGCTCGTCGTCGTGATTCAacttccttctcctcctgtACGTGAGCTATCTGCTCGAACTTGTCCTGGGACGGAAGAACCAGGGAATCCATGTATTCTTTGGTCTTGGGAGTGGACGGCCAGGTATCGAAGGAAACGGCACTGTCGGACGACGGCATGATCCTCTGGTCTAGACCCATGAATTTATTTATACGTTAGATGTTGGACCGAATCCTGCCGTATGCAGCATGGGCGCCCTCCCCGCCGTTGGAGGGGCGTCATTCAGCAGCAAGCTAGTTCGTGGCGCCAATGCAAAGGTTTCCCTCGAGGTGGGGAGCTCTTTTTCCGTTGCAATGGTTGGATCGTGGTAATAAATCTCGGATCGCGGCGTTGGTCGCGAGGATGGGCGAAGTCCCGATCGCTAGAGGCGTTGGTTAGCAGACTATCGTGGGTTTGAGTGACACCGGCTATTCGTCTGATCGTGAAGAATGCTGTAAAGGCGATGTCGATGCTCAAGCCGCCatgccaacttcttcaaacaGTTAAGATACTAGATGCAGCTTCAAGAACTCTTATgttgtcttgtcttctcAAGATGGACCAGATCGGTGGGGCGACAAAGATCGATTTAATATAAATCATGCAAATCACTCCGCCATCAGTGCAAGGTACGCAACGCACGAATTGATAGGTGAAAAATCAGAAAGCACGGTAGGAATAATCGGCAAAGGATGACGAGTTCAAGAGCCTTGAGCAGTATACGTGGATCGCTGATCAGATCATCGGTACATAAGGCTGGATTCGCTGTCCGGCACCCGGATCCTTGGCGCGATTACGCAACTGACACAGCACAGATCAAATAGATTAGGCCGAAGCGCATGAGAAAGTCGTCGGGAATGTGATAAAAATAAAATTGTCGCCAAGACAGAAACAGCGTGGTCATTTATAAAATGGAGAGAAGGGGCTATGTTTTCGCTGCTCTCAACTGACACTGCATGGCTTTTCTTCGAGTCCCAAATGCTCGACACAAAACCCCAGCGAAGAACAATAGTCTCAGTGCCATTTATTGTTTGCTGCGAGCTGCTCGGCCCCCAGACACCAAAAAGGCTTGATTGCGGTCGCAAATTCCGCCTCAATCCAGTCTTACCACGCGCCTTGAAGCCCTGATCCTCGAAACAAACTCGGATACCGTCCGATGCTCCAGTGCATGACTGGTCCAGTCCCACAGCCCTCGTGCATATAGCTGGTCTATGGGGCGTGGCGGAGGCCCAAGACAGCGTCGCATCACGTCCAAAGTGAGGCATTCTTGGAGGCTGAGCATGCGCTACTGCCCGGGGCGAGCACTGACGCACAAAGGCTGAGATTGCATTGTAGATAATCTGCTAGGGATGGATATGCCAGCTGATATGGGCGAGTCTTTTGCAAGGCGTTGCTCTTGGCAATGGGGGTTTTTACGAGGTCGTGAAGGAGTATCAAGCGTGCACTAGATGGTAGACTGTTTATTACTGCGCGCCTTCTTGCGCCGCAATGAGAAATGAATAAGAACCAATAAGTCCAAGCCGTGTTTCCCTACACCGCAGGGAAAGAAACGGGAtaaaaacaagaagaaaagtaTGCTGTCACTAGTAGACAGCTGTATGTCCATTGCCCAAAGTGGGCAGTTCAATAAATATCCCGCTAATTTGTACGTCGAATAACCCAGACAACTTCGTAATAATATGCCATTGCACCCATAGAATTCAGTCAGATGCCGTGGCGGATCAGGAAAAGAGAAATTCCTTCAGGACCGGCGACCCTGAAAACTCTGGATTTAATAATATGCAGCTTCTCATCGTTAGCGCCGGACACGAAGCAGTAAGAGCACATGGTATACAATACCAGTAAGCTCTTAAGCTGAAGCGGAAACCTGTGCAAGAATGAAACATACTTGAGAAAATATTGCAGGCCAGCCCGCCTCTTATCCAGAAACTTCGGTCGAAACTTGGAAATCACGCTCTTGGGCGGCAGTGGCGGGACTGCCCCTTCAAAAGTTGGAAACGATCTGACCAATTTGCCGCGGAAGTCGTCAAACTCTGAATATCTCTTCCGAATGTTCATGTAGCTTCCCTATAAATACAGTTAGTCGTCATGAAAGCCCTGCATTAACCATCCAAATACATACTGTCAACGTTTCCACGCGGACATTCCACACGACAAATGCGCCAATACTGGTCGCCCCTccattgacaatggtgtAGTCGACAATCTCGACGCTCTTCGCCCAGCACGCATTGTTCCGATCGTCGTGCTCGCTCGTGTCGTTGTCTTGCAGGGTGATCGCACCGACTGGCAAGGACTCGGCGGAAATGTTGGATATGTTGCGCTGGTGGGTGCTCGCGTTCATCCAGTACGGCGGACTTGTGACAGAGCTGTTGGACAGTGTAGACGACACCATATCTTGGGGgacatcgtcgtcgtcgtttgTATGATTGCTGCGGTCTGCCGTGTGGTTTGCATCTTCAATCACGCCTCGAGATGCGGTGTCGATGCCAGTGGCAGTGCTCCCGCTGACCGCTAGGTCCTGCTTTaccgccgacgacattcGGCCATGTGAGAGTCGTGGCTCATGCGTGTTTCGGTCGCTATCTCCCTTGCTGGCCTTGGTCGTGAAACAAAAGCCTAGGATCTCCTGGGAGGCGACGGTGGATTTGACTGAGGGCAGTCGGCGGTGGTTGCCGAGCTGTCGGATGGGTGGGGAAGATATttgctgtgctggtggaCTTTTGTAATCGCACTATTAATCGGCCCCGTGTTGAGCTGGATGGATTGGAATTCTTGGAAGCGGAAATGGATGTTTGTTTCTGATGCGCAAAGCTTCGCATTTCGAGTCTCACCTCAAAATGTAGCTCTATCCAGGTTTGGtcaagatcaatgatgggCGGGCTTCAGATGTGGGGCCGAGCGGCCGCCGTTCCATGTttggcagacagacatggactcagGCTTTTGATGTCTCTCCATtttctggtcttggtggcaTGGACTTTTTGCTCCTGAGTTTATGGTCCATTTGAGTTGTTAAGCTTGCTGTTGGATGCGGCGCCTGGGCACTTTGCAATTGTTTTGCCCTCATTTAAAATGTCCAATGTCAGATTGCTAATTTTTTTTGTGAATGAATTTACTCAGCAACGTCCAGTTTGAAGGACTCAATGCTGGGTCATTGAACGGTTTGGTCGACTTAGGGTGTGCCACCAGCGATGAAGAATGCTGCAGTTGTCACAGCAATTAAACCGATCTTGGTGCCACACATGGCTACAATGTCAGCTTTAACTCGTCGATCCCATCAAACTTCATTCCCTTTGCCTAGGCATGTGATATTCTATGCATTAAATGGCACAGCATTGACTATTGCCAACGGATATCACAGATGCATGCCAGAGCCTGCTATTTTATTGCCTCAAGGCTGTGCTTCAGCCTCCATCGTGGCAATATCTGTGCTTCCAGGTCAGGATATCATATCATTTCGACAGTGTTCCAGTCAGCAGCTGGCCAAACGGTTGACCTCCACCGCGGACACAGCCTCGTGCGGAGAGCAATAAAGACAACGAACAGAATGCAGAATatttcgtcatcatcaaaaGCCACCTTACCGCCGACCactcctcttctccatttGATAGTTCGGAGCCATTTCACTCAGGTGTGGCCAAACGCCCCGATGGagatatcagcatcaacgGTGGCGTTGAAGCGGAGACGACATGTCCACCATGTGTTGGCATCGCAGAAAGACATGCCGGGGAAAAGCAATCAATGCATCAGTATTAAACTGCAGCACAGGCATGACAGCAGAAACACCTTCAGCGTCTGACGGCCGCTGTCTTATTCAATGATGATTCGCACAGAGATGAGTCTAGTATCATTGAAACTTTTCAGAGTCGTTTCGAGGcgcagccatcaaatgcagacCAGGGCCGACGAACACCAATACCCTGACGAAGGAGACGAGCTCCCCCCCACGATGCAGCCAAAGGCTAGAAGTCGTGCAGAGTGCGTCGTTACTAATTTATGCAAAGGCTCTGAAATTGTCATCACACttgatggtggcattgccGTGACGCAATCTTGTCATATGCAGCGGGGATGCAAAGGCGAAGTACGGaggagtgtctggtgtgtcgtAAATTCGTAACTCTTCAGTTCGAACGTGTTACCTGAGTGTCGACATGTCGCCGTCTCGTATATTGCTGCCTCGTGACAAGGAAAACCCTTCATCACAGAGTGATGGGAGTAATGGGAGTGACGACAAGTGCTGGGAATGCCTGCTCGTCTCGGTATTTGCCTCCACCTGGGCTTGCAATGCTGCATCAGatctggtgctgttggtgctAGTGATGCAAAGAATACGATGCAGTTCGAACGACGCCCCAGATCCAACCTGTCAGAAACTTGTGCAAGCCTCTTGGCCAGGGGCCACATGCAacaggccagaccagaccagactttttAGCACAAAACATTGAGCCaagtcatgtctggtctggtctggtgtgtgcGACTGGAGCCTGTGCCTGTGCGGAAAACCTCGTACTTGACTCCTGTCTGCTAGCAGGCGGCCGTTTTGCCCCCACTCCTGATGCCACTCACTATCCCAGGAAAAGGagctccatcaccagtcCTATCAATTCGAGACACAACCAAAGTCACATTGCAGCTGGGAAaagagatgatgagacgaGGGTAACCGcaaccaaagccaaggagtTTGCCCCCCTAAAAACAGTCGGGGACCCCAAGCTGACAGAGTGTCCAGAGAGCCATCGTCGGATCAAACAGAGACATCCGTCGCCTATTCCCACAAAGCAAATGCCAATACCAAATACTGAGCCATTTTGGGATGGACCTGAACCTGGACCTGGACTGGACCTGGATCTCGCGGGGACAAATGGCCACGGCGTTGTCATGGTAAATCAAATCGGGCATGGTGGACTTGACTGTGGTTGTGTGGCTCATGTAGCTGAGACCCTGAGCAAGGTATTTGGCTCATCACCCCAgacacaccaccacacaccaCGTACGCCTTTGTGCTTGATTGTGGGTAACGTTGATGCGGCTTTGTCCACCGGAATGTTCCCATTGCTAACAACCGTTGGCTGATGATACCGTATACGGAGCACAAACGCAACGctcgatggcttcaatggctCGAAATAAAAGAGGATACCTTGGGGCCTAGCTCAGAaagcttggctttttggtCTCAAGTCTCTCGTTTTTTGCACATCTCCCCCAAAGCTAGAACACCCCGGCCGGGCATCCTCGTCCGTCCCCTGGTCAATCGGGCTGGTCCGTGGCACTCCTCACCGGAGGCTCGAATGtcccagaccagaccacatatTACCCGGCTGAGCCGCCTACTTGGAGCTCCAGCTCCTGGTCCTGTGAATTTTGTCTTCTCCTCCTTTCTCTGTCATCTCCGTTCGCTTGAACCGTGCCGTGCTTTTTCGTTTTCCTCGAAAATCACATCCTGTCGTTGATTTCTTTTCGACTCTTTCGCTTTATTGACATTTGCTGTCGCTATTCGTGTTCCCCCTTTTGCCCGTCTGCATACATAGTATATTTTAATTGTAAGGAGTTTCTCCCCATGGACACTTGTCAGGACTGTCGATGTGCCGATGCGCTTTTTGGGGACATCTTTGGACCAACACGATATACCGGATTGGATTCATATTGCCCAGTTTTCCAATACGTTTAGACGAGTACTTATGCAAGTTTCTAGTTTGCCTTCTTCACTACGACCGACTCCGTACACCTCACTACTCATCGACAAGATGCTTTCTCTCCGGAATACCTTCCTGGCTGTTGCCGCCTGTGTCTCGACTGTCGTCAATGCCGACTACACAATTGACCCGGAAAGCGTGCCAATTACCACCAGAAGTGAGCAAAACACCCAAACTTTCAACGCTAGTCTGTCGTGATGCTAATATATTGCTATAGAGGCTTGGTGTCAGCAGGAGATGACTACATGTCCCCTTATTTGCCAGCAGGTCGAACCCAGAACCACTCTCGTCAACACCTGCGATCCTGTTCGTCTCCAACACCTCCAGTATAAAGCTTTTTCTAACAGTAACCAGGAATCCCTCACCTACGGCTGCCTCTGTGGCAATAACATGCAACCCAATGTTTCAGAGTACTCGCTCAGCTTGCCCTACTTCATCTGCACACAATGGGTTATCCAATGCAAGGACGCCTGCTCGACCGATGCCTGCAAGTCCGACTGCCAGCAGAAGCACCCATGCGGCGCGCAGAGTCCCTCCCCGCCTAACAAGACGAAGactgccaccaccagcagcagctcgacGAGCGCCCCGAACACGATCTATACGGACGGACCTGGAGGCTCCGGCAACAGTGGAAAGAAGGGGGCCGGCGTGGCTCTCGAGGTTGGACGTACCTACGGATTGGCCATTGTTCTGACTGGCCTGTTTGCCGGATTTGCTCTTTTGtaaaggagaagaagcattcATGACATGGAGGTTGTGTGAGAGATGTCAAGCACTGTCCTGTTGGTGAAATTGCATACGGCTCGTCCTGGAAAGTTCTAGGCGGTCAGGGAGCTTATGGTGTTAATTGCTTCGC from the Pochonia chlamydosporia 170 chromosome 6, whole genome shotgun sequence genome contains:
- a CDS encoding IQ calmodulin-binding domain-containing protein (similar to Magnaporthe oryzae 70-15 XP_003716135.1), with the protein product MGLDQRIMPSSDSAVSFDTWPSTPKTKEYMDSLVLPSQDKFEQIAHVQEEKEVESRRRAKEEWRHRSTSGASASVSDSAHSHTTATGPGHSHERDKAAKVIQKTFRGYRARRELEGYSLNASTRWVTAVREAQFRQSTKPRGVADTDTNEVLALEDPVDYRPASARQKWKKASLVARRAGHDDSDTDSDSDDDDVLAGMTSEERSAAREKRVKATTQRRQAARMMGLQYFLEMVDSKHRYGSNLRMYHEEWKASNTKENFFYWLDYGEGKNIELDTCPRDRLEREQVRYLSRDERQYYLVRVDDEGRLCWVKNGVRIDTTEQFRDSIHGVVPIDDPTPAFTPTSSQPPEDNDDSDSDSSAESRREADRAAKYADSNLDDTKGLKKITHISASTIFNQLLRKSVKKNTWIFVADTSFRLYVGIKDSGAFQHSSFLQGGRISAAGLIKIKNGRLSSLSPLSGHYRPPASNFRAFVKNLKEEGVDMSHVSISKAYTVLVGLETYLKTRRKGKEFVGKLIHGKDKVLAPEEVRRREEERRDKSESAALERRVLEREREEEEREKRGMSTGDRVVGKIRSLPVHTK
- a CDS encoding PX domain-containing protein (similar to Metarhizium robertsii ARSEF 23 XP_007825159.2); this encodes MSSAVKQDLAVSGSTATGIDTASRGVIEDANHTADRSNHTNDDDDVPQDMVSSTLSNSSVTSPPYWMNASTHQRNISNISAESLPVGAITLQDNDTSEHDDRNNACWAKSVEIVDYTIVNGGATSIGAFVVWNVRVETLTGSYMNIRKRYSEFDDFRGKLVRSFPTFEGAVPPLPPKSVISKFRPKFLDKRRAGLQYFLKYVSFLHRFPLQLKSLLVLYTMCSYCFVSGANDEKLHIIKSRVFRVAGPEGISLFLIRHGI
- a CDS encoding cdp-alcohol phosphatidyltransferase protein (similar to Eutypa lata UCREL1 XP_007798008.1), producing the protein MLSLRNTFLAVAACVSTVVNADYTIDPESVPITTRKAWCQQEMTTCPLICQQVEPRTTLVNTCDPESLTYGCLCGNNMQPNVSEYSLSLPYFICTQWVIQCKDACSTDACKSDCQQKHPCGAQSPSPPNKTKTATTSSSSTSAPNTIYTDGPGGSGNSGKKGAGVALEVGRTYGLAIVLTGLFAGFALL